From the Solibacillus sp. FSL R5-0449 genome, one window contains:
- the proB gene encoding glutamate 5-kinase, with amino-acid sequence MERKRIVIKIGSSSLTNNKGELDHEKFHDHVAAIAALKKAGHEVILVSSGAVAAGFRKLGYPSRPITLKGKQAAAAVGQSILIQAYADEFAKYNETSAQILLTRSDFNDKQRYRNAYETLTELLERSIIPIINENDTVSVAELTFGDNDMLSALVSGLVHADQLIILTDVNGLYTANPLTNADAVRIDRIEKITEEMLLFATGSGSKVGTGGMQSKLAAANHAINTGVEVFIGTGSGHTKLIEILENNGDGTYFERNEKYVPTNKQWVQLSKSSGKIFIDEGAVQALQYGGKSLLPAGVYAYEGQFEKGDVVEVYDRHTCIGRGEILYSSAELEHAMGKRTTELMHYPIEVIHRNQWVKI; translated from the coding sequence GTGGAAAGAAAACGTATTGTAATAAAAATCGGAAGCAGTTCTTTAACAAATAATAAAGGTGAGCTTGATCATGAAAAATTTCATGACCATGTTGCTGCAATTGCTGCATTAAAAAAAGCAGGTCATGAAGTTATTCTAGTATCTTCTGGCGCAGTAGCAGCAGGTTTCCGAAAGCTTGGCTATCCTTCTCGACCGATTACCCTCAAAGGGAAGCAAGCTGCTGCAGCAGTTGGTCAAAGCATACTAATACAAGCGTATGCAGATGAATTTGCCAAATATAACGAGACGTCTGCCCAAATTTTACTGACTCGCTCTGATTTCAACGATAAACAGCGTTACAGAAATGCTTATGAAACATTAACAGAACTGTTAGAACGTTCCATCATCCCGATTATCAATGAAAACGATACTGTATCTGTCGCTGAATTGACTTTTGGCGACAATGACATGCTTTCCGCTTTAGTAAGCGGTCTTGTCCATGCAGATCAGTTAATTATTTTAACGGATGTCAACGGGCTCTATACGGCTAATCCATTAACAAACGCAGATGCCGTTCGAATTGATCGCATAGAAAAAATTACAGAAGAGATGCTTCTCTTTGCTACAGGATCAGGCTCAAAAGTCGGGACCGGTGGCATGCAGTCAAAGCTTGCTGCAGCCAATCATGCAATTAATACAGGAGTCGAAGTTTTTATCGGAACAGGTTCCGGTCATACAAAACTAATCGAAATTCTTGAAAACAACGGTGACGGCACGTATTTTGAACGCAATGAAAAGTACGTACCTACAAATAAACAATGGGTACAGCTTTCAAAATCTTCCGGAAAGATTTTTATTGACGAAGGTGCGGTCCAAGCATTGCAATATGGAGGGAAAAGTTTACTGCCAGCCGGTGTTTATGCCTATGAAGGACAATTTGAAAAAGGCGATGTTGTCGAAGTTTATGATAGACATACTTGTATCGGTCGTGGAGAAATTCTTTATTCTTCAGCTGAATTGGAGCATGCGATGGGTAAACGTACGACAGAGCTCATGCATTATCCGATAGAAGTCATACACCGTAATCAATGGGTCAAAATTTAA
- a CDS encoding sigma-70 family RNA polymerase sigma factor, with translation MQDVEKLISESETIIKKVIYKLKIYRDFDEYMQIGRIALWQALQKYDATKGDFAMFAYMTVKYAVIRALSKANHITEHELAVEEDVIIVNSQQQDLITTGLEWPEWFEELNKDEQFLLIALFEKELSLKEIADKYKLSYETIKKRRQRLLSKLRGLLL, from the coding sequence ATGCAGGATGTAGAAAAACTTATTTCTGAAAGTGAAACAATAATAAAAAAAGTGATCTATAAACTGAAAATTTATCGGGATTTTGATGAATACATGCAAATCGGAAGAATCGCCCTATGGCAGGCACTGCAGAAGTATGATGCAACAAAAGGGGATTTTGCGATGTTTGCCTATATGACTGTAAAATATGCTGTAATTCGAGCACTATCCAAAGCGAATCATATAACCGAGCATGAACTGGCGGTGGAGGAAGACGTGATAATCGTTAATTCGCAGCAACAGGATTTAATTACAACAGGTTTGGAATGGCCGGAATGGTTTGAGGAATTAAATAAGGATGAACAATTTCTGCTGATCGCATTGTTTGAAAAAGAGCTTTCGTTAAAAGAGATTGCTGACAAGTATAAGCTGAGTTATGAAACAATTAAGAAAAGACGTCAGCGATTATTGTCTAAGTTAAGGGGTTTGCTACTATAG
- a CDS encoding glucosamine 6-phosphate synthetase, whose amino-acid sequence MEKRKRTIFWIIPIGVIGIFFYFFGPQKAVTDNDYITYIHATPVMENSNITTEEAFKNYCEESRWEYFQTKMMEHVVEFKGKCKIDNKVQPVNLQYIVEKGQTDYRIGAMLVNGEQQSEDQRTEFLNTLQ is encoded by the coding sequence ATGGAGAAAAGAAAGAGGACGATATTTTGGATTATACCAATCGGGGTAATTGGTATATTTTTTTACTTTTTTGGTCCACAAAAAGCCGTAACAGATAATGACTATATTACATATATTCATGCGACACCCGTTATGGAAAATAGTAATATTACAACAGAAGAAGCATTCAAAAACTATTGTGAAGAGAGCCGCTGGGAATACTTCCAGACTAAAATGATGGAGCATGTTGTAGAATTTAAAGGTAAGTGCAAAATTGACAACAAAGTACAGCCTGTTAATTTGCAATATATTGTTGAAAAAGGACAAACAGATTACCGTATTGGCGCAATGCTTGTAAATGGCGAACAGCAATCCGAAGATCAGCGAACAGAGTTTTTGAATACACTTCAATAA
- a CDS encoding Type 1 glutamine amidotransferase-like domain-containing protein, which translates to MKQIIAMGGGGFSMEPDNPLLDRYILKQAKTAKPKICFLPTASGDSEQYISRFYHFFNTQNCDPSHLSLYNPSSRDLESFILEKDILYVGGGNTKNLLALWKDWGLDHILRKAWEEGVILAGLSAGAICWFEQGVTDSFGDGLEPIDCLGLLNGSNCPHYDGEKERRPAYHKLIESNQIQSGIAVDDGVAVHYKGREIYKVVSSRPDAKAYSMLWENGIIERELPVEYLGQQNFKK; encoded by the coding sequence ATGAAACAAATAATTGCGATGGGCGGCGGGGGCTTTTCAATGGAACCAGATAACCCGCTATTGGATCGATATATTCTGAAGCAGGCGAAAACGGCAAAACCGAAAATTTGTTTTCTTCCTACAGCAAGCGGCGATTCTGAACAATACATATCCAGGTTTTATCATTTTTTTAATACACAAAATTGTGATCCCTCACATTTATCTCTATATAACCCTTCATCACGGGATTTGGAAAGTTTTATTTTAGAGAAAGACATTTTATATGTTGGTGGGGGAAACACGAAAAACCTTTTAGCTTTGTGGAAGGATTGGGGATTAGACCATATTTTAAGAAAAGCTTGGGAGGAGGGGGTTATTTTAGCGGGGTTAAGTGCAGGGGCAATCTGTTGGTTTGAGCAGGGGGTGACAGATTCTTTTGGAGATGGACTTGAACCAATAGATTGCCTGGGATTATTAAATGGGAGTAATTGTCCGCATTACGATGGTGAAAAGGAAAGAAGACCTGCATATCATAAGCTGATCGAGTCCAATCAAATACAATCAGGAATTGCTGTTGATGATGGTGTTGCGGTTCATTATAAAGGCCGGGAAATTTATAAAGTGGTTAGTTCCAGACCTGATGCCAAAGCGTACAGTATGCTTTGGGAAAACGGCATAATTGAAAGGGAACTCCCAGTAGAGTATTTGGGTCAACAAAATTTTAAAAAGTGA
- a CDS encoding AAA family ATPase yields MFFVQMSGFPGSGKSTLSRQIAKRTGAVIIDHDIVKSSLLTSFEEISIEKKLIGKIAYNVDWSLVEFHLSQGQNVILDSPCLYQEMVEQGIKLSKKYNATYKYVECYLNDFQEINNRLKSRNRMVSQIEAVSSEETFKFTIENSKKPNKGSYIVVDTKQPLVRYIDHVIGFIKE; encoded by the coding sequence ATGTTTTTTGTACAAATGTCCGGATTCCCGGGGTCTGGCAAGTCAACGCTTTCTCGACAAATTGCCAAGAGAACAGGGGCAGTCATAATAGATCATGACATTGTAAAATCTTCGCTATTAACGTCATTTGAGGAAATTTCAATTGAGAAAAAGCTTATTGGTAAGATTGCCTATAATGTTGATTGGTCTTTAGTGGAATTTCATTTATCACAAGGACAAAATGTCATTTTAGATAGTCCTTGCCTTTATCAGGAAATGGTGGAGCAAGGTATAAAATTGTCAAAAAAGTATAATGCCACTTACAAATACGTTGAGTGTTATCTGAACGATTTTCAAGAAATTAATAATAGATTAAAAAGTCGAAATAGAATGGTTAGTCAAATTGAAGCGGTCAGCTCAGAAGAAACATTTAAATTTACCATTGAAAATAGTAAGAAACCAAATAAAGGGTCATATATAGTTGTAGATACGAAGCAACCTTTAGTGAGATACATAGATCATGTGATTGGTTTTATCAAGGAGTAA
- a CDS encoding DNA topoisomerase III: MKIVIAEKPDQAAKLAAPFSFTKKAGYFEVKPNTYFPEGALITWAIGHLCELKAPEEYNASWKKWTLETLPIIPDRFEYKVTKAKYKQFNIIKSLVKRPDIREVIIGGDAGREGELIIRTILKVCGVNKPMKRLWISSLTENAVKNGFANLLPEEKTRNIYFEAMSRSCADWLIGINTSRLYTVLLKRNGVKDVFSIGRVQTPTLALIVKREHEIANFKPEPFWEVEAEFNFNGKILKAKWHKNNVTRLLEERQAIAAANFCLNKNVEITNIKKEKKEYAPPLLFNLSALQATANKAFKFSPQMTLDILQKLYLKGVVSYPRSDSQFLTNEEAKTLPAILGQLGKLEQYKNLLPPPVTSLLNNKRFVNEKKVTDHHAIIITEQVPNMAKLSAEEAKIYDLVARQVIAAHYNNAVFSYTTIHSIVDQRAEFISKGKVLLEEGWRKVIHHSKDNADKDELLPLLQENEQGTVVKANVKKGETQPPNRYSEGNLITVMKTAGKHLEDVELEKVLSKTEGLGTEATRAGIIGTLKDRNYIEVRKNQVFATTKGMLLIEALGESILTSASMTAKWEQRLSEIGEGNASPQVFMEQVKKLADKLIADAGEREKEWAFNQHDVEKITENNPYTKKYKKEKTVVGKCILCDGSIVDHGTFYGCSNYKKANCKFSVSKKILGKTITQTNLKKLLASGETDLIKGFKKGGKIFNAHLIWDEKERKTSFKFTNTK, encoded by the coding sequence ATGAAAATAGTAATTGCAGAAAAACCAGATCAGGCAGCAAAATTGGCTGCCCCATTTTCATTTACTAAAAAGGCCGGGTATTTTGAAGTTAAGCCAAACACGTACTTTCCGGAAGGTGCGCTCATTACATGGGCGATCGGTCATCTATGTGAATTGAAGGCCCCGGAAGAATACAACGCCTCATGGAAGAAATGGACATTGGAAACATTGCCGATCATTCCGGACCGTTTCGAATACAAGGTTACAAAGGCAAAATATAAGCAGTTCAATATTATTAAATCACTTGTGAAAAGACCGGATATTCGGGAAGTTATCATCGGCGGGGATGCAGGGCGTGAAGGTGAACTCATTATACGCACCATTTTAAAAGTATGCGGTGTGAATAAACCAATGAAACGTTTATGGATCTCTTCGTTAACGGAAAATGCGGTGAAAAATGGTTTTGCCAATTTACTGCCGGAAGAGAAAACGAGAAATATTTATTTTGAAGCAATGAGCCGCTCCTGTGCCGATTGGCTGATCGGTATTAATACGTCCAGATTGTACACGGTGCTGCTTAAACGAAATGGAGTAAAAGATGTTTTCTCAATAGGAAGAGTACAAACACCGACATTGGCGCTCATTGTAAAACGGGAGCATGAGATTGCGAACTTTAAACCTGAACCTTTTTGGGAAGTGGAAGCAGAATTTAATTTTAACGGCAAAATACTCAAAGCGAAATGGCATAAAAACAACGTGACAAGACTTCTCGAGGAACGTCAGGCAATTGCTGCAGCCAACTTTTGCCTCAATAAAAACGTGGAAATTACAAATATTAAAAAAGAAAAGAAGGAATATGCACCTCCCCTTTTGTTCAATTTGTCTGCGCTACAGGCAACAGCAAACAAAGCTTTTAAATTTTCACCGCAAATGACGCTCGATATTTTACAGAAGCTCTATTTGAAAGGCGTCGTTTCCTATCCAAGATCGGATTCACAATTTCTGACGAACGAGGAAGCAAAAACATTACCGGCGATTCTTGGACAGTTAGGCAAGTTGGAGCAATATAAAAATCTGTTACCGCCACCGGTAACTTCCCTTCTGAACAACAAAAGATTTGTCAATGAAAAAAAGGTAACCGATCACCATGCTATTATCATTACCGAGCAAGTTCCGAATATGGCAAAGCTTAGTGCGGAGGAAGCAAAAATTTATGATTTAGTAGCAAGGCAGGTGATTGCGGCTCATTACAATAATGCCGTATTCTCCTATACGACAATTCACTCAATTGTCGATCAGCGCGCGGAATTCATTTCCAAAGGGAAAGTGCTGCTGGAGGAAGGTTGGCGCAAAGTAATTCATCATTCGAAAGATAATGCCGACAAAGATGAACTGCTCCCCCTTCTTCAGGAAAATGAACAAGGGACGGTTGTAAAAGCGAATGTCAAGAAAGGTGAAACCCAGCCGCCAAACCGCTATTCGGAAGGTAATCTCATTACAGTCATGAAAACCGCAGGCAAACATTTGGAAGATGTGGAACTGGAGAAGGTATTATCGAAAACAGAAGGATTAGGTACGGAAGCTACGCGCGCTGGTATTATCGGCACACTGAAAGACCGGAACTACATCGAAGTGAGGAAAAACCAGGTGTTTGCAACGACGAAAGGAATGCTGCTCATTGAGGCACTGGGAGAAAGCATTTTAACGTCCGCGTCCATGACAGCGAAATGGGAGCAACGACTTTCTGAAATTGGTGAAGGGAACGCATCTCCCCAAGTATTTATGGAACAGGTAAAAAAACTGGCAGATAAATTGATAGCAGATGCCGGCGAGCGGGAAAAAGAATGGGCATTCAATCAACACGATGTGGAGAAGATTACTGAAAACAATCCCTATACTAAAAAATATAAGAAAGAAAAAACAGTTGTCGGGAAATGCATACTTTGTGATGGCTCCATTGTTGACCACGGTACTTTTTACGGTTGTTCAAATTATAAAAAAGCCAACTGTAAATTCTCGGTTTCCAAAAAAATTCTCGGAAAAACGATAACGCAAACGAACCTGAAAAAATTATTAGCTTCCGGCGAAACCGATTTAATCAAAGGATTTAAAAAAGGCGGTAAAATCTTCAACGCCCATCTCATTTGGGATGAGAAGGAACGAAAGACAAGCTTCAAGTTTACCAATACAAAGTAA
- a CDS encoding aspartate kinase has protein sequence MIVCKFGGTSVASAEQIKKVASIVKSNPERKIVAVSAPGKRSSDDIKVTDLLIDLANTVINKGDVEAKIKAVVDRYRNIAEDLGLDNTISDIIEQDIRGRVTENWSNKDLFLDNIKASGEDNNAKLIACYFNAIGMPAKYISPKDKLILNDFPERTYALPEAYENLSVLKNTEEIIIFPGFFGYTKAGILRTFDRGGSDITGSILASAVGAKLYENFTDVDCVFAANPKVVNDPVDIKEITYREMRELSYAGFSVFHDEALMPVYKQGIPVNIKNTNNPSASGTLILPTRPATNRPVTGISADSGFSILYVSKYLMNREVGFGRKLLQIIEEENISYEHTPSGLDDISVIMRSSQLTPENEERIVRRVKNELCADDVQFSHNFSMIVIVGEGMRHNTGLAARAATAISATGANIEMINQGSSEVSLVFGVRSEFEDQILKGLYEEFFATITSF, from the coding sequence ATGATAGTATGTAAATTTGGCGGCACATCTGTCGCGAGTGCAGAACAAATCAAAAAAGTAGCAAGCATTGTGAAGTCTAATCCTGAAAGAAAGATTGTCGCTGTTTCGGCGCCTGGTAAGCGTTCAAGTGATGATATTAAAGTGACGGATTTATTAATAGATTTAGCAAACACCGTAATTAATAAAGGCGATGTTGAAGCAAAAATTAAAGCTGTAGTAGACCGTTACCGTAATATCGCTGAAGATCTTGGTTTAGACAATACAATTTCCGATATTATTGAACAGGATATACGCGGGCGTGTGACAGAAAATTGGTCAAACAAAGACTTATTCTTAGATAATATAAAAGCAAGCGGTGAAGATAACAACGCAAAACTGATTGCGTGTTATTTTAATGCAATTGGCATGCCTGCAAAATATATAAGTCCAAAAGATAAGCTGATTTTAAATGACTTTCCGGAACGTACGTATGCACTGCCGGAAGCATACGAAAACTTGAGTGTATTGAAAAATACAGAGGAGATTATCATTTTCCCTGGATTCTTCGGTTATACAAAGGCAGGCATTTTACGTACATTTGACCGTGGCGGATCTGATATTACTGGTTCCATTTTGGCATCTGCCGTTGGGGCAAAGCTATATGAAAACTTTACGGATGTGGACTGTGTATTCGCTGCAAACCCTAAAGTCGTAAATGATCCAGTCGATATTAAAGAAATTACGTATCGCGAAATGCGTGAATTATCGTACGCAGGTTTTTCCGTATTCCATGATGAGGCATTGATGCCGGTCTATAAACAAGGTATTCCGGTCAATATTAAAAACACAAATAACCCGTCTGCATCAGGCACGTTGATTTTACCAACGCGTCCTGCAACAAATCGCCCGGTTACAGGGATTTCGGCGGACAGCGGTTTTTCAATATTATATGTATCAAAATATTTAATGAATCGGGAAGTTGGCTTTGGCCGCAAGCTTCTTCAAATTATTGAAGAAGAAAATATTTCCTATGAGCATACACCATCTGGTTTAGACGATATTTCAGTTATTATGCGTTCAAGCCAGCTGACACCTGAAAATGAAGAACGTATTGTAAGACGCGTTAAAAATGAACTATGTGCAGATGATGTTCAGTTCAGCCATAACTTTTCAATGATTGTCATTGTCGGGGAAGGTATGCGCCATAATACAGGCTTGGCTGCTCGAGCTGCAACGGCAATCTCTGCAACAGGTGCGAATATTGAAATGATTAATCAAGGTTCTTCGGAAGTTAGTCTTGTGTTTGGTGTTCGTTCAGAATTTGAAGATCAAATTTTAAAGGGACTTTATGAAGAGTTTTTTGCAACAATTACTTCGTTTTAG
- a CDS encoding DsbA family oxidoreductase: MKIEIFSDFACPFCYIAKTKLFQAIKQLNLDEETEVVYRAFELNPKASKSETISYVDTIFKKKNNDLRKTEEFMEALEMHAKEAGVLFNIDKVVLANTKNAHRLCKLAKLYEKELEFVNIVMEKFFSEGLNLNNTEALLAICEQIGIDRNMAQKIIKEQQFTEELMLDRYEAQQLQISSVPFFVFEDHYGIRGVEPIEVFTNTLLQTKEYMKKNQK, translated from the coding sequence ATGAAAATAGAAATTTTTTCTGATTTCGCTTGTCCGTTTTGTTATATTGCGAAAACGAAGTTATTCCAAGCTATTAAACAGTTAAATTTAGATGAGGAAACGGAAGTTGTTTACAGGGCATTCGAGCTAAATCCTAAAGCTTCAAAATCGGAAACAATATCATATGTCGATACGATCTTTAAAAAGAAAAATAATGATCTGCGTAAAACGGAAGAATTTATGGAAGCGTTGGAAATGCATGCAAAGGAGGCAGGTGTCCTATTCAACATTGATAAGGTAGTGCTGGCCAATACAAAAAATGCCCATCGCTTATGTAAGCTGGCTAAGCTTTATGAAAAAGAATTGGAGTTTGTAAATATTGTGATGGAAAAATTCTTTTCGGAAGGACTAAATTTAAACAACACGGAAGCACTGTTGGCCATTTGTGAACAAATTGGCATCGACCGGAACATGGCACAAAAAATAATAAAGGAACAACAATTCACGGAAGAGTTAATGTTGGATCGCTATGAGGCCCAGCAACTGCAAATATCAAGTGTTCCTTTTTTCGTATTTGAAGACCATTACGGAATCAGAGGGGTTGAACCAATAGAGGTATTTACCAATACATTGCTTCAAACGAAGGAATATATGAAAAAAAATCAAAAATAG
- a CDS encoding glycerophosphoryl diester phosphodiesterase membrane domain-containing protein, giving the protein MERIKRVIKLIFRNLYYYRVDYIRTFAILRIVQAFILLPLIWLITAIVMDITGVQVITQDSILYLLTNPFALFGIGIILFIGIVFIYYELGFLILLAYYQQRAIPYTWKELLKRLNQKVVYFVSLQTLLIVVYLLLLIPLISSLLPVSLIQNINVPSFIIDELLNSRNGTILYVVLIIIMSFISLRFIFTWPFFTVYQELTIFKALKMSWQFSKRKLLETIGMIGLIVLVNLTLLLFALFIILTPLFIIEKIKPDWGLVTASFTLTLAQGVIILFFTILQVFFTQLLVMVAFQLTRHKPLIVQEEPFRQTIRQWTFIIVVFAFFLVSGINLISLEKTIYEPDTNIISHRGFMDGGVENTLNAIEAAKEAEADMVEIDIQQTKDGDFVVHHDKTLSRLSGEDDIIYDLTLNELVTTTVLADGFSDTIASFEEVLEMSHDLNIKLLIELKTHGFETEDFLQRFVDLLDEYDALDYHYVQSPDIPTMEMLEDMEPRIHTGHIYSIAYGKLPESNADFISVEQSFATKNIQKQVEDRGMELFVWTINDEADMQKFYEKNVNGVITDHPDEALSKREKFDEKQNFIQRILNKIKIIY; this is encoded by the coding sequence GTGGAAAGAATAAAACGAGTTATTAAACTGATTTTCAGAAATTTATATTATTACCGAGTCGATTATATACGGACATTTGCGATTTTGCGTATTGTGCAGGCATTTATTTTACTGCCGCTCATCTGGCTCATAACAGCTATTGTCATGGATATTACAGGGGTGCAGGTCATAACGCAGGACAGTATCCTTTACTTACTGACAAATCCTTTTGCGTTATTTGGAATAGGAATTATTCTTTTTATTGGAATTGTATTCATTTATTATGAATTAGGATTTTTAATATTACTTGCCTACTATCAGCAGCGCGCGATTCCATATACATGGAAAGAACTATTAAAACGATTAAATCAGAAGGTTGTCTATTTTGTTAGTTTGCAGACATTACTGATTGTCGTTTATCTACTGTTATTAATTCCGCTTATTTCTTCCTTATTGCCAGTTTCATTGATTCAAAATATCAATGTACCAAGCTTTATTATAGATGAACTTTTAAATTCACGTAATGGCACGATTCTATATGTTGTGCTAATAATTATAATGAGTTTTATAAGCTTACGATTTATTTTTACATGGCCATTTTTTACGGTTTACCAAGAGCTTACAATTTTTAAGGCTTTAAAAATGAGCTGGCAGTTTTCGAAAAGAAAACTACTCGAGACAATCGGGATGATCGGCCTTATTGTTCTTGTTAATTTAACGCTTTTATTATTCGCGTTATTCATAATATTGACACCGTTATTTATCATCGAAAAAATTAAACCGGATTGGGGCCTTGTTACTGCAAGCTTTACATTGACACTTGCACAGGGCGTTATCATCCTGTTTTTCACTATATTGCAAGTGTTCTTTACCCAGTTACTTGTTATGGTAGCATTTCAGTTAACACGTCACAAACCATTAATCGTTCAGGAGGAACCATTTAGACAAACAATTCGTCAGTGGACCTTTATCATTGTCGTATTCGCTTTTTTCCTTGTGAGCGGTATTAATTTAATCAGTTTGGAAAAGACGATTTACGAACCGGATACAAACATCATTTCCCATCGAGGTTTTATGGATGGCGGTGTGGAGAACACCTTGAATGCGATTGAGGCGGCAAAAGAGGCCGAGGCAGATATGGTGGAAATCGATATTCAGCAAACGAAGGATGGGGATTTTGTCGTTCATCACGATAAAACTTTATCACGTTTGTCAGGTGAAGATGATATCATCTATGATTTAACACTGAATGAATTAGTCACAACAACTGTTTTGGCGGATGGTTTCAGCGACACGATTGCTTCTTTTGAGGAAGTGCTTGAAATGAGTCATGATTTAAATATAAAATTGCTTATTGAGTTGAAAACACATGGTTTTGAAACAGAAGACTTTCTACAGCGCTTTGTGGATCTGCTTGATGAATATGATGCCTTGGATTATCATTATGTTCAATCACCTGATATACCGACAATGGAAATGCTTGAAGACATGGAACCCCGGATTCATACCGGGCATATATACTCTATCGCATACGGTAAGTTACCGGAATCCAATGCGGACTTTATTTCAGTAGAGCAGTCCTTTGCGACGAAAAATATTCAGAAGCAGGTTGAGGATCGCGGCATGGAATTGTTCGTCTGGACGATAAATGATGAAGCGGATATGCAGAAATTTTATGAGAAAAATGTAAATGGCGTTATTACCGACCATCCGGATGAAGCACTTTCAAAACGTGAAAAATTTGATGAAAAGCAAAATTTTATACAAAGGATACTCAACAAAATTAAGATTATTTATTAA
- a CDS encoding peptide ABC transporter ATPase, which translates to MQTYTYEVLGDIKSTEQRPVYNESGEQVLKVQRIYDNGLKKLLDGYFDHRYFLKYAVLRNDGQPVFEVKKIFRRGKVWFEGKDLVLNEKYIINYENWRIGVPELFISNEKFKMKIDKEMEDWSNFIINDEVIARWLAVYDEQSDLFSVKLVIWEEAPVQDPAFYIAIAQATLFIGV; encoded by the coding sequence ATGCAGACTTATACGTACGAAGTATTAGGGGATATAAAATCTACGGAACAGCGGCCAGTTTACAATGAGTCCGGAGAGCAGGTCCTGAAAGTTCAACGCATATATGATAATGGGTTGAAAAAACTGCTGGACGGCTATTTCGATCACCGCTATTTTTTAAAATATGCGGTGCTTCGTAATGATGGACAACCAGTCTTCGAAGTGAAGAAGATTTTCAGACGTGGGAAAGTGTGGTTTGAAGGAAAAGATCTTGTTCTAAACGAAAAATATATTATTAATTATGAAAACTGGCGTATTGGTGTTCCGGAACTATTTATTTCAAACGAAAAATTTAAAATGAAAATCGATAAAGAAATGGAAGACTGGTCCAACTTTATTATTAATGATGAGGTTATCGCAAGGTGGCTTGCTGTTTATGATGAACAATCGGATTTGTTTTCGGTTAAGCTCGTTATTTGGGAAGAAGCGCCTGTACAGGACCCGGCATTTTACATTGCAATTGCGCAGGCGACACTATTTATTGGAGTATAG
- a CDS encoding thymidylate synthase, with protein MNVVFVLTETAEEVLQMVSQDVAGLLAAVKGESVSFPFGSYQYDSHTLDHYLLENGTYQQELVIYLKPEQKKNETILPLTKMQDERS; from the coding sequence ATGAATGTTGTATTTGTATTAACAGAAACGGCTGAAGAAGTATTGCAAATGGTCAGTCAAGATGTGGCGGGACTGCTTGCTGCCGTCAAGGGCGAAAGCGTTTCGTTTCCGTTTGGCAGCTACCAGTATGACAGCCACACACTGGATCATTATTTACTGGAAAATGGTACATACCAGCAAGAACTGGTCATTTATTTAAAGCCGGAGCAGAAAAAGAATGAGACGATTTTGCCGTTAACAAAAATGCAGGATGAACGTAGCTGA